The sequence GGAACAGGGCCGCCAACAGCCAGTCCAGCACGGTGGGCTTCCATTTGATGAAGATCGGATCCTTCAAATAGAGGGTGGCGCCGCCAAAACCGACGATCAAGGCCAGCGACCACCAGTGCATATTCTCGACCTTGCGCTGCCGGATCCAGGCATGGCCCACCTGGACCACGGTGGCGGCGATGGCCACTAGGGTCGCCAGGTAGATGGGATTGTCCTTGAGCCAGGCGTGTTCCTCCGGGACCCAAGCGGAGCCGAATTTGTAGGTGACGAAGAACAGCACGATGGGGAAGAAATCGAACAACAGTTTCATGGCGGATCGCGTTGGGCAGTCGAAGATCGCGAGCCGGACGTTGCATTCCACGCCCAGGGATAGGCTCTTGAGGCTTGGGACCTGTTGCGCCGGGCATCCCTTGCCCGGGGACGCGGCTCCGCGGCCTTCCCGCGCACTCACCCATCCAGGTCCTATGATACACAACAAATCGCTGAACTCGATGGCGGGCGGCGCGCAAAAGGGCGCGACCTCGGGCACTCCGCCCCGACCCGCCTAGACCCCTCGGCGGGTCTCACACGCGCCCGGCTTCCCGCAGCGGGATCACCCAGTAATGCAAGCCGGCCCCAGCGAACGACGCCTTCAGGTCCTCGATCAAGGTCGCCACCTCGCCTTCGGGCAAGTACATCTCGAAGCGCACCTGCTGTTTTCGGCCGCTGACCTGCTCGGCCAGGGTCAATCCTTCGATTCGGCTGGAATGGCCGTGCAAGCAATAGCTGCTGAAGCCGAGCTGGGGTTTAGTCCGCAATAGCCAGTCCAGGATAGGCTCTTCCAAGCTCGGCGGGGCGGTCAAGGCGAACAAGCAGCATGCGGTCACGGGTAGGTTCCTCCCTGCGCTCCGACTAGTCGGCGTAGCGCCGATAGAGAATGGGCAGCAAGATCAAGGTCAGCAGGGTGGAGGTGAACAGCCCACCGACCCCCACCACTGCCAAGGGCCGTTGGATTTCCGAACCGGGCCCGGTGGCGAACAGGAGCGGAATCAACCCGAAGGCGGCGATGCCGGCGGTCATCAGCACCGGCCGCAGCCGCCGGGTGGCGCCCGTCACCACCACCTGGTCCAGGGGCAGCCCCAGAGCCCGGAGCTGGTTGAAATAGCTCACCATCACCACGCCGTTCAAGACCGCGATACCCAATAGGGAGATAAAGCCTACCGAGGCCGACACGGAGAGGTAATCCCCGGAGAGCCAGACGCCGTAGACGCCGCCGATCAGGGCCAGGGGCACGTTGGCCAGCACCAGGAGGGCCTGGCGCGCCGATCCGAAGGTGGAGAAGAGCAGCAGAAAAATGAGCCCGATGGCCACCGGGATCACGATCGCTAAACGGGCGGCGGCGCGCTGTTGGTTCTCGAATTGACCGCCCCACTGGATGGTGTAGCCGGTGGGCAGGGACACCCGCTCCGCCACCGCCCGTTTGGCCTCCTCCACGAATCCTACCAGGTCGCGGCCCTCGACATTGCTGCGCACCGAGGTGTAGCGTTGGCCGCGCTCGCGGTTGACGGCCACTACGCCCTCCACCGGCTCCAGGCGGGCCACCGCCGACAGGGGCACCCGCCGCCCGTCGGGCAGGGCGATCTGCAGGGTGGACATGTTTTCCGGCTCGCCTGCACCGCGCAGCAACAGGGGGGTGCGGCGCACCCCCTCCTGGACGATGCCGAGCTTGAGCCCCTCGATCTGGGCCCGCAAGGTATCGGCCAGGGCGTCGGCGGTCAAGCCCAAGCGCCCCGCTGCCAGCCGGTCCACCTTCACCACCAGGTATTGCATGCCCTCGTTGCGGATGGTGAACACGTCCGAGGCGCCGGGGATCTGGCGTAACACCGCGGCGATTTCCTCGGCCTTGGCATTGAGCACGGCCAGCTCCGGGCCGTACAGCTTCACCGCCACGTCGCCGCGCACGCCGGTGAGCATCTCGGTGACCCGCATCTGGATGGGCTGGGTGAAACCGTAGGCGATGCCCGGCACCGTATCCAAAACCTTGCGGATGTCGTCGACCAGGGCCGCCTTGCTCCCCATCCGCCATTGGGTGGGCGGCTTGAGCACCAGGAAATTGTCGGTCTCGTTCAGGCCCATGGGGTCCAGGCCGATCTCGTCCGCACCCACCCGCGAGACGATCCGGGTGACCTCCGGCACGTGCTCTAAGATGGCCTTCTGGATTTGCTGATCCAAGCGCAGGGACTCGTCCAGGTTAATCGAGGGGAGTTTCTCCACCTGCACGATGACATCGCCCTCATCCATGGTGGGCATGAAGGTCTTGCCAATCCGCAAGTAGACCGCCACGGTGGAGAGCAGCAACAGCCCGGCCACCAGCAGCACCGCCCGGCTATGGCCCAGCGACCACACCAGCAGCGGGCGATACAGGGTGACTAAGGTCCGCGCCAGCCAGGGTTCCTCGTGCTTGACCCGCCGCATCAGAAAGGAGGCCAAAACCGGGATCACGATCAGCGAGAACAGCATCGAGCCGCCCATGGCGAACACGTTGGTGAAGGCCAACGGCTTGAACATCTTGCCTTCCAGGCCCTGCAAGGAGAACAGGGGCACGAACACGATGCCGATGATGATCGAGCCCGACACCACCGGCGCCGTGACCTCCCGCATGGCTCGGTAGATGATGTGGAGGCGCGGCAGTCGCCCAGTTGGGCCCTGCTCGGCCAGGTGGGTGGTGATGTTCTCCACCACCACCACCGCGGGATCGACCAGCTTGCCGATGGCGATGGCGAGGCCGCCTAGGCTCATGAGGTTGGCGGTGAGGCCGAAGCGCTCCATCAGCAGGAAGGTGAACAGCGCCACCATGGGCAGGATGAACGCCACGGTCAAGGCGGCGCGAAGATCACCTAAGAACAGCACCAACAGGATCAGCACCAACACCGTGGCTTCCACCAGGGCCCGGACGATGGTATGGATGGCTTTTCCCACCAGGGCACCGCGGTCGTAGAATACGTTGACGCTGACCCCCTTGGGCAGGGCCGGCCGAAGCTCCTCCAGTTTGTTGCGGACCCCCGCCACCACCTGCCGGGCATTGGCGCCGCGCAGGCCCAGCACCAAGCCCTCCACCGCCTCCCCTTGCCCGTTCTGGCTCACGGCCCCGTAGCGGGTCAGGGCGCCGATGCGTACTTCGGCGATATCCCCCACGGTGATGGGTACGCCCTTGCGCTGGGCGACGACGATGGTGCGCACATCGTCCAGATCGACGATCCGGCCTTCGAAGCGCACCAGCAGCGCTTCCTCGCCCTGGGTCACGCGCCCGGCGCCATCGTTGCGGTTATTGGACTGCAGCGCCGCGATCAGTTCGGCGATGCTCACCCCGCGGGCTGCCATACGCATGTTGTCGGGAATCACTTCGAAGCTGCGCACCAGCCCGCCGAGGGCATTCACGTCGGCGACCCCGGGCACGGTGCGAAGCGCGGGACGGATCACCCAGTCCAGCAGGCTGCGCCGCTCGGCGAGGCTGACGCCTTCGCCTTCCACGGTGAACATGAACATCTCCCCCAAGGGCGTGGTCATGGGCGCCATTCCGCCTTCCACGTTGGGAGGAAGATTTTTCCAGACCCCGCTCAGGCGTTCGGCCACCTGTTGCCGGGCCCAATAGATATCGGTGCCTTCCTCGAAGTCGATGGTGATATCGGTGAGGGCATACTTGGCAATGGAGCGCAACATGGTTTGCTTGGGGATACCCAGCAGCTCCACTTCGATAGGGGCGGTCACCCGCATCTCGACCTCTTCCGGGGTCATGCCGGGTACCTTGACGATGATCTTGACCTGGGTCGGGGAGACGTCGGGGAAGGCGTCGATGGGCAGATTCACGGCTGCCAGCCAGCCGACCCCGGCCAACAGCAAGGCCGCCAGCAGGGCGAACACCCGCTGGGTCAGGGCGAATTGGATCAGCCGCGCGATCACGGGTCTACTCCGGTACCGAGCCAGGCCGCCTTGAGCGCCGCCACCCCTTGCACCACCACGCTATCGCCGGGGTTCAGCCCTTCGTGGATGGTCACCCGATAGGGCTCCTCGCCGGCTACCCGCACCTCTCGGGCGGCGAAGCCGTCGGCGGTTTTCACGAACACGTAGTTCTGGCCCTGGTGGCTGAATACCGCTTCGCTGGGCACTCGGACGATGTGATCGGTGCTGCGATGCATCAGCTGCACGTTGATCTGCATGCCGGGCCGCAGCTGTAGCGCTCCCGCCTCCACCACGGCGCGCACGAGGGCGGTTTGACTGGCCGGATCAACGTTCTGGCTCACCTCGATGATCCGGGCCGTGGCCTTGGGGTTTTCCACCACCACCCGGTCGCCTAGCTTGATCTCGTGCAGCCGTTCCTGGGGCATGTCCACCTCCACCCAAAGCTGATCGAGCTTGCCCAGGCGGAACAGGGGCGCCAGGGCGTCCACCCGTTGCCCCACCGTGGCCAAGCGCTCCAGCACCACCCCGTCGGTGGGGGCATAGACCTCCAGCAGGCTGTCGATATGCCGGGTGGCCTTGAGCCTTTCCACCTCCGCAGCGGTCATTCCGGAAGCCAGCAGGGTTTGCTCGGCGGCCTTCAGGGTAGCTTGGGCCTTGTCGAAATCGCTCTTGGTTTCCTGCCAGCGCAGCTGGGAGATCACGCCCTCCTTGAGCAGCATCTGGTCCCGGTGCAGTTTCACCTGCGCCACGTTCAGCACCGAGGCAGCATCCAACAGGGTTTTTTGCACGTCCAGGAAGGCGGGGCTGCGGATTTCCGCCAGCGCTTGCCCCTTTTTCACCCGGACCCCCTGGGGCACGTTGACCCGGTTGACCACGCCGGATTGCAGAGTGCTGACCACAAACTCCCGTCCGGGGGGTAACACCACCCGCCCCGGAGCCCGTGCCAGGGGCAGGGCCGACACCGGTTCCGGCTGGGCGGTACGGATGCCGAGATGGGCAATCTGCTCAGGACTGAGCTTGACCACCGGCTCGGCGCCTTCCGCCACTCCGAACAACAGCAGCCCGAGCAGCAGCACTAAGTTCTTCATGGCGTGACCCCCACGACTTGGTTGTAAACCGCCGTGTCCCGTTGCACCTGGATCGCCCGCTGGGCAGCGTCGCGGATGGCGGCTTGGGCGCCGGACTGGATCTTGAGGTAATCGATGAGGGCGATTTCCCCGGTCTCGAACGCCAGCCGGCTCATGCGGATTTGGGTCTCGGCGATTTCCTTGCGCCGTTGGGCGATCTCTAGCGCCGCGCGGTCCACCTCCAGGTTGTGCCTGGCTTCGTGCAGGGCCCTTTCCAGTTGCCGCCAAAGGGTCTCCCGCTGGGTGATCCGTTCGGTGAGCACGACGTTGGCCTGGGCCACATAGGGCGCGTTCCAGTCATCGCCGCCGATGGGTATGGTGATAGCGATGTTGGTCCCGTTGTTGAATCGCTCGCGGTCGCTGTTACGGGAGTGATCGGTGCCGAGCATCAAGGCGGGTTGGTTGCCTTGCTTGGAGTGGCGGGTGAAGTCCACTTCCGCCTGGGCCCGCGCCACCAGGGCGTTGGCCGCCGCCACCGCCGGGTGTTGCTCGTCGAACCCCTTACGCGGGCTGAGCGGTTCTGCGAAGTGGGCCGGCGCTTTCCGGAGCCGGGTCAGATTCTCGTAAGCCTTGCGGGCATGCATGACCTCCGCTTCCGCCTGCAACAGGGCAGTTTTCTTATCCAGCTGATCGCTTTCGGCCAGCAACAGGTCGGCGCGGGCCAGATCGCCCAGCTCCACCCGCCGCCGTACCACTTCGGTCAGGCGCTCCGCCACCTCGTAGATCTGCCGGGCCAGTTGGTAACGGTTTTCCACCAAGCGCAAATTCCACAGGGCGTCCCGCACCAATCCGGCCACTTCGTGGCGCAGGGCGCGGGCGTAAAGCTCGGCGCTCTTCCTGGCCTCGTCGGTGACCCGCCGGCTGGCTTTGTGCTGGTCCCACATCCAGAAGGGAATCTGATAGCCGGACTGGACTTCCTGGTTGCCGATCCCCCGGCTGCCGAAGGCTGCATCATTGAGCCATTGCACATAGATGAACGGGTAGCCGGCGATCCAGCTGGAGGTACGCTGTTCTAACGCCCGCGCCTCATCCTCGAAGGCGGCGATCAAGGCGTTTTTCGGATACTTCTCGAAGGTGGCGTCCACCACTTCTTTGAGGCTGAGGCGCTCGTCAAAGACCAGCTCGTCGCGGTGCTCGACGAGCAAATCCTCGGCGCGCAGGGCGGTGGCGGCGAGCAGATACAGCACGCCGATCAGACCGTGAGTTAGGTTCATTTTCGGTA is a genomic window of Candidatus Methylocalor cossyra containing:
- a CDS encoding TolC family protein; translated protein: MNLTHGLIGVLYLLAATALRAEDLLVEHRDELVFDERLSLKEVVDATFEKYPKNALIAAFEDEARALEQRTSSWIAGYPFIYVQWLNDAAFGSRGIGNQEVQSGYQIPFWMWDQHKASRRVTDEARKSAELYARALRHEVAGLVRDALWNLRLVENRYQLARQIYEVAERLTEVVRRRVELGDLARADLLLAESDQLDKKTALLQAEAEVMHARKAYENLTRLRKAPAHFAEPLSPRKGFDEQHPAVAAANALVARAQAEVDFTRHSKQGNQPALMLGTDHSRNSDRERFNNGTNIAITIPIGGDDWNAPYVAQANVVLTERITQRETLWRQLERALHEARHNLEVDRAALEIAQRRKEIAETQIRMSRLAFETGEIALIDYLKIQSGAQAAIRDAAQRAIQVQRDTAVYNQVVGVTP
- a CDS encoding septation protein A, translating into MKLLFDFFPIVLFFVTYKFGSAWVPEEHAWLKDNPIYLATLVAIAATVVQVGHAWIRQRKVENMHWWSLALIVGFGGATLYLKDPIFIKWKPTVLDWLLAALFLGSQALGGKPLIERMLGGQLELPAHLWRRLNMAWSTFFVTMGGLNLYVAYRFEETTWVNFKLFGVLGLTVLFVILQSLYLSRYLPEPKPEK
- a CDS encoding DUF3240 family protein, whose protein sequence is MTACCLFALTAPPSLEEPILDWLLRTKPQLGFSSYCLHGHSSRIEGLTLAEQVSGRKQQVRFEMYLPEGEVATLIEDLKASFAGAGLHYWVIPLREAGRV
- a CDS encoding efflux RND transporter periplasmic adaptor subunit; its protein translation is MKNLVLLLGLLLFGVAEGAEPVVKLSPEQIAHLGIRTAQPEPVSALPLARAPGRVVLPPGREFVVSTLQSGVVNRVNVPQGVRVKKGQALAEIRSPAFLDVQKTLLDAASVLNVAQVKLHRDQMLLKEGVISQLRWQETKSDFDKAQATLKAAEQTLLASGMTAAEVERLKATRHIDSLLEVYAPTDGVVLERLATVGQRVDALAPLFRLGKLDQLWVEVDMPQERLHEIKLGDRVVVENPKATARIIEVSQNVDPASQTALVRAVVEAGALQLRPGMQINVQLMHRSTDHIVRVPSEAVFSHQGQNYVFVKTADGFAAREVRVAGEEPYRVTIHEGLNPGDSVVVQGVAALKAAWLGTGVDP
- a CDS encoding efflux RND transporter permease subunit gives rise to the protein MARLIQFALTQRVFALLAALLLAGVGWLAAVNLPIDAFPDVSPTQVKIIVKVPGMTPEEVEMRVTAPIEVELLGIPKQTMLRSIAKYALTDITIDFEEGTDIYWARQQVAERLSGVWKNLPPNVEGGMAPMTTPLGEMFMFTVEGEGVSLAERRSLLDWVIRPALRTVPGVADVNALGGLVRSFEVIPDNMRMAARGVSIAELIAALQSNNRNDGAGRVTQGEEALLVRFEGRIVDLDDVRTIVVAQRKGVPITVGDIAEVRIGALTRYGAVSQNGQGEAVEGLVLGLRGANARQVVAGVRNKLEELRPALPKGVSVNVFYDRGALVGKAIHTIVRALVEATVLVLILLVLFLGDLRAALTVAFILPMVALFTFLLMERFGLTANLMSLGGLAIAIGKLVDPAVVVVENITTHLAEQGPTGRLPRLHIIYRAMREVTAPVVSGSIIIGIVFVPLFSLQGLEGKMFKPLAFTNVFAMGGSMLFSLIVIPVLASFLMRRVKHEEPWLARTLVTLYRPLLVWSLGHSRAVLLVAGLLLLSTVAVYLRIGKTFMPTMDEGDVIVQVEKLPSINLDESLRLDQQIQKAILEHVPEVTRIVSRVGADEIGLDPMGLNETDNFLVLKPPTQWRMGSKAALVDDIRKVLDTVPGIAYGFTQPIQMRVTEMLTGVRGDVAVKLYGPELAVLNAKAEEIAAVLRQIPGASDVFTIRNEGMQYLVVKVDRLAAGRLGLTADALADTLRAQIEGLKLGIVQEGVRRTPLLLRGAGEPENMSTLQIALPDGRRVPLSAVARLEPVEGVVAVNRERGQRYTSVRSNVEGRDLVGFVEEAKRAVAERVSLPTGYTIQWGGQFENQQRAAARLAIVIPVAIGLIFLLLFSTFGSARQALLVLANVPLALIGGVYGVWLSGDYLSVSASVGFISLLGIAVLNGVVMVSYFNQLRALGLPLDQVVVTGATRRLRPVLMTAGIAAFGLIPLLFATGPGSEIQRPLAVVGVGGLFTSTLLTLILLPILYRRYAD